In a genomic window of Gigantopelta aegis isolate Gae_Host chromosome 9, Gae_host_genome, whole genome shotgun sequence:
- the LOC121380646 gene encoding trithorax group protein osa-like isoform X1, with protein MLKDSDRANRDLNEASVKAETLPDMKEEIKSDLEQKTIESVPNSNKMTNGETDTSKVKAEGSPTTTTTTTTTTKSHKAHPNKKLKSENGPNSDSVGKMGAGPHQTMMSMSMEPPFMQQQSQIFVFSTGLANKAAEMVQQGQYKSMLGYHMDQPNTKKFLQVLKYTKSQMSRSGQMCYGIRNPTPQMMKGQPPMGGFGPNPASSIAQWVQQQNINLEEQGMNMNMPNMNSHGPFPQGSPRMMGWSPHGPNPMGPNMQMMPDFDDFGPGGPMNVNLLRSKVPNENLTPIQLQRREEHLAKIRKISQMLLPEEHRGGVMGPQHMGPQQCGPGRGPGPGGPMMPDGMHPMFQQGMMSPPGMMEQTMGQSQSMMASPHGMMSSQQQFMMSQQGMPQFGPQPQNINPAQREWMRLQEEFYNEQRQRQMQMNPNIDPNSAQGPPPSYLTSIAQKRQGVMRMGRSTSPNLNGPPMHGQSPEHDPLMFPGPMGPRHPLSPMDPTGMVPGFSSPMHPHAGGLDPNMMPNMPGKNGPDMIPPSSMTNMKAPPHVSLHRVGNPEQFQPEIPGVNSGPVGSSNNALNSKPPPSYAQAQKRKRDDLDEIYKNLQPTPSPQQINYLNQFEGQELTITKQLNTAYRETNSAGDPQLNHFQHNQVHSPMHGPNSNKEPMSNSSQTSSVGPLSSPGPMPGPSPLSGPHMSGANMRLSHYDPPSSSVITSAPTTPTVKASMSNITSASLANLAKGVEHLSNQMQQNMMQGGPFHSIQIQNQMGNNSSQSGSQPPQTQQQQPQQHPNPQHSQQQQQQQQQQQQQQSQSHVQQHPPTSLSQQIPGSSIAHSQSTPSINNTYVNATMSIQQLNIQTNNPGSQGYNPSMQVQQMNSDTHMSSSGPGPPHPSGPGGMPHGPGMPSGPGGMQQTQQVSMSHSQMLGGPSPVGPGPGVMNHGGPGMGPNGGPAMGPAAMGPAGPPGMVPGGSAPMTSQGMGPGPGGLPMGPGKSPQFPSPNHGGITSQPSPMMPQGGAPGGRMTSPGFSPNSVGNASVQIQPKAPNTIQYLPANPPASQASMPGPKRSIEMEYMQRFAAPLTNLEGKNPTSTLQYFPTNSGPNMKLSGMGEAPFPNQQMTMQQQQSMMIHRGNTPDFPPGMGPPDGMPPQMANMLQQMEGAGASMGQMNKMANMANMGMMDGPNHMSPMNNNIPPEAMLAMQGGMGPNGPGMGAMNFGPGGSMGSMSPLEMRGGMGNGHTGGQGFMPNGQSVGGGAGGMMQSHHMQMQGHGGMPGMPMQGPGMPRQHNPNSVRMPGNPNMMLGGPQNYNVQYQQFQQQLYSQTRPRQMSPMSGMMGSPGQPYMPNMP; from the exons ATGTTAAAGGACTCGGACAGAGCCAACCGTGATCTGAATGAGGCCAGTGTCAAGGCTGAAACTCTACCCGACATGAAGGAAGAAATCAAGTCGGACCTCGAACAGAAGACCATCGAGTCGGTGCCAAACTCAAATAAGATGACGAACGGAGAAACTG ATACCAGTAAGGTGAAGGCCGAAGGAAGtcccaccaccacaaccaccaccaccaccacaacgaAATCACACAAGGCACAtcctaataaaaaat TGAAAAGCGAGAATGGGCCGAATTCGGACAGTGTCGGTAAGATGGGGGCTGGTCCCCACCAGACAATGATGTCCATGTCGATGGAGCCGCCATTCATGCAGCAGCAGAGTCAGATCTTTGTGTTCTCCACTGGACTCGCCAACAAGGCGGCCGAGATGGTGCAGCAGGGCCAGTACAAGTCCATGCTGGGCTACCACATGGACCAGCCCAACACCAAGAAGTTCCTGCAGGTACTT AAATACACCAAATCTCAGATGTCTCGATCTGGTCAAATGTGCTATGGCATCAGAAATCCCACCCCTCAGATGATGAAGGGTCAGCCACCCATGGGAGGTTTTGGACCAAATCCTGCATCCAGCATTGCCCAGTGGGTCCAGCAGCAGAATATCAACCTGGAGGAACAGGGCATGAACATGAACATGCCCAATATGAACTCTCATGGACCTTTCCCTCAGGGCAGTCCCAGAATGATGGGCTGGTCACCTCATGGTCCCAATCCCATGGGACCCAACATGCAAATGATGCCAGATTTTGATGATTTCGGACCAGGAGGCCCTATGAATGTTAACTTGTTACGGAGTAAAGTACCAAATGAAAACTTGACTCCAATACAGCTTCAAAGGAGAGAGGAGCATTTAGCAAAAATACGCAAAATTTCACAAATGTTGCTTCCAGAAGAACATCGTGGAGGTGTGATGGGACCCCAGCACATGGGTCCTCAGCAGTGTGGTCCCGGAAGGGGTCCTGGGCCAGGTGGTCCCATGATGCCGGACGGAATGCATCCCATGTTTCAGCAGGGCATGATGTCACCACCGGGTATGATGGAACAGACTATGGGTCAGTCTCAAAGCATGATGGCATCTCCGCACGGAATGATGTCTTCGCAGCAGCAATTCATGATGTCACAACAGGGTATGCCACAGTTTGGACCTCAGCCTCAGAACATCAATCCTGCCCAGCGAGAGTGGATGAGGCTGCAGGAGGAATTCTATAATGAACAGAGACAGCGGCAGATGCAGATGAATCCAAACATTGATCCAAACTCTGCTCAAGGACCACCACCATCATATCTGACATCGATTGCTCAAAAACGGCAAGGGGTGATGAGAATGGGCAGATCTACCTCTCCAAACCTTAATGGACCGCCAATGCATGGACAAAGTCCAGAGCATGACCCACTGATGTTCCCTGGCCCTATGGGACCAAGACATCCTCTTTCACCTATGGATCCGACAGGCATGGTGCCCGGATTCAGTTCACCCATGCATCCTCATGCCGGTGGTCTTGATCCAAATATGATGCCAAACATGCCTGGGAAGAATGGCCCTGATATGATACCCCCTTCATCCATGACTAATATGAAAGCTCCACCACATGTGTCGTTACATCGAGTTGGAAATCCTGAACAATTTCAACCTGAAATTCCTGGTGTTAATTCAGGTCCTGTTGGGTCATCGAATAATGCTTTAAATAGTAAACCACCACCTAGTTATGCACAGGCTCAGAAAAGGAAAAGAGACGATTTAGATGAAATCTATAAAAATTTACAACCGACACCTTCTCCACAgcaaataaactatttaaatcaGTTTGAAGGACAAGAATTGACTATAACAAAACAGTTGAATACTGCGTACAGAGAAACAAATAGTGCTGGTGATCCGCAGTTAAACCACTTTCAACACAATCAAGTTCATTCGCCAATGCATGGACCAAATTCAAATAAGGAACCCATGTCAAACTCCAGCCAGACGTCAAGTGTTGGTCCGTTGTCAAGTCCTGGTCCTATGCCAGGTCCCTCACCCCTTTCAGGTCCTCATATGTCTGGTGCCAATATGAGATTATCCCATTACGATCCCCCCTCTAGCAGTGTCATAACGAGTGCCCCAACCACACCAACTGTCAAAGCATCCATGTCAAACATCACATCAGCTAGTTTGGCTAATTTAGCAAAGGGTGTTGAACATTTGTCTAATCAGATGCAGCAGAATATGATGCAGGGAGGACCCTTTCATAGTATTCAGATTCAGAATCAGATGGGCAATAACTCTTCTCAGAGTGGCAGCCAGCCGCCACAAACGCAGCAACAACAACCACAGCAACATCCAAATCCACAACATtcacagcagcagcaacaacaacagcagcagcagcagcaacagcagtctCAATCTCATGTTCAGCAGCATCCTCCGACATCACTTTCTCAGCAGATTCCTGGAAGTTCCATTGCACATTCTCAGTCAACACCTAGTATTAATAACACGTATGTCAATGCAACAATGTCAATACAGCAGTTGAACATTCAGACGAACAATCCAGGAAGCCAGGGATACAATCCATCAATGCAAGTACAGCAAATGAACAGTGATACACACATGTCTTCATCAGGACCAGGTCCGCCACATCCTAGCGGTCCAGGTGGGATGCCTCATGGACCAGGCATGCCATCAGGACCTGGAGGAATGCAGCAAACACAACAAGTTTCTATGTCACATTCTCAGATGCTGGGAGGTCCTTCACCTGTAGGCCCAGGTCCCGGGGTAATGAATCACGGTGGACCAGGTATGGGGCCAAATGGTGGTCCTGCCATGGGTCCAGCTGCTATGGGCCCTGCAGGTCCTCCTGGAATGGTTCCTGGTGGTTCAGCACCTATGACATCTCAGGGTATGGGTCCAGGACCTGGTGGTCTTCCTATGGGTCCTGGAAAATCACCACAGTTTCCGAGCCCAAACCACGGAGGCATCACAAGCCAGCCAAGTCCTATGATGCCGCAGGGTGGTGCTCCGGGTGGCAGAATGACCTCTCCTGGATTTTCACCGAACTCGGTGGGCAACGCCAGTGTTCAGATTCAACCAAAAGCACCCAATACAATACAGTACTTGCCAGCCAACCCTCCAGCCTCTCAGGCCAGCATGCCAGGACCAAAACGCTCAATAGAAATGGAATACATGCAGAGGTTTGCCGCACCACTGACAAATTTGGAAGGAAAAAATCCCACATCCACGTTGCAGTATTTCCCAACAAACTCTGGTCCAAACATGAAATTGTCTGGCATGGGAGAGGCGCCTTTCCCCAACCAGCAGATGACAATGCAGCAGCAGCAATCTATGATGATACACAGAGGCAACACACCTGATTTCCCTCCAGGCATGGGACCCCCAGATGGCATGCCACCACAGATGGCCAACATGCTTCAACAGATGGAAGGGGCTGGTGCTTCAATGGGACAGATGAACAAAATGGCCAACATGGCCAACATGGGAATGATGGATGGGCCAAATCATATGTCTCCCATGAACAATAACATCCCTCCTGAAGCCATGCTTGCCATGCAGGGTGGAATGGGTCCAAATGGCCCCGGGATGGGTGCCATGAACTTTGGCCCTGGCGGTTCCATGGGTAGCATGTCACCTCTGGAAATGAGGGGTGGAATGGGTAATGGACACACTGGGGGTCAGGGCTTCATGCCAAACGGACAGTCTGTTGGTGGTGGTGCAGGTGGCATGATGCAGAGTCACCACATGCAAATGCAAGGACACGGCGGCATGCCTGGAATGCCCATGCAGGGGCCAGGCATGCCTAGGCAACATAATCCGAATTCTGTGCGAATGCCGGGAAATCCGAACATGATGTTGGGAGGACCTCAGAATTACAATGTACAGTATCAGCAATTTCAGCAACAGTTATATTCACAGACTAGACCTAGGCAAATGTCTCCTATGAGTGGTATGATGGGAAGCCCAGGACAGCCATATATGCCCAATATGCCATAG
- the LOC121380646 gene encoding trithorax group protein osa-like isoform X2 — protein sequence MLKDSDRANRDLNEASVKAETLPDMKEEIKSDLEQKTIESVPNSNKMTNGETDTSKVKAEGSPTTTTTTTTTTKSHKAHPNKKLKSENGPNSDSVGKMGAGPHQTMMSMSMEPPFMQQQSQIFVFSTGLANKAAEMVQQGQYKSMLGYHMDQPNTKKFLQKYTKSQMSRSGQMCYGIRNPTPQMMKGQPPMGGFGPNPASSIAQWVQQQNINLEEQGMNMNMPNMNSHGPFPQGSPRMMGWSPHGPNPMGPNMQMMPDFDDFGPGGPMNVNLLRSKVPNENLTPIQLQRREEHLAKIRKISQMLLPEEHRGGVMGPQHMGPQQCGPGRGPGPGGPMMPDGMHPMFQQGMMSPPGMMEQTMGQSQSMMASPHGMMSSQQQFMMSQQGMPQFGPQPQNINPAQREWMRLQEEFYNEQRQRQMQMNPNIDPNSAQGPPPSYLTSIAQKRQGVMRMGRSTSPNLNGPPMHGQSPEHDPLMFPGPMGPRHPLSPMDPTGMVPGFSSPMHPHAGGLDPNMMPNMPGKNGPDMIPPSSMTNMKAPPHVSLHRVGNPEQFQPEIPGVNSGPVGSSNNALNSKPPPSYAQAQKRKRDDLDEIYKNLQPTPSPQQINYLNQFEGQELTITKQLNTAYRETNSAGDPQLNHFQHNQVHSPMHGPNSNKEPMSNSSQTSSVGPLSSPGPMPGPSPLSGPHMSGANMRLSHYDPPSSSVITSAPTTPTVKASMSNITSASLANLAKGVEHLSNQMQQNMMQGGPFHSIQIQNQMGNNSSQSGSQPPQTQQQQPQQHPNPQHSQQQQQQQQQQQQQQSQSHVQQHPPTSLSQQIPGSSIAHSQSTPSINNTYVNATMSIQQLNIQTNNPGSQGYNPSMQVQQMNSDTHMSSSGPGPPHPSGPGGMPHGPGMPSGPGGMQQTQQVSMSHSQMLGGPSPVGPGPGVMNHGGPGMGPNGGPAMGPAAMGPAGPPGMVPGGSAPMTSQGMGPGPGGLPMGPGKSPQFPSPNHGGITSQPSPMMPQGGAPGGRMTSPGFSPNSVGNASVQIQPKAPNTIQYLPANPPASQASMPGPKRSIEMEYMQRFAAPLTNLEGKNPTSTLQYFPTNSGPNMKLSGMGEAPFPNQQMTMQQQQSMMIHRGNTPDFPPGMGPPDGMPPQMANMLQQMEGAGASMGQMNKMANMANMGMMDGPNHMSPMNNNIPPEAMLAMQGGMGPNGPGMGAMNFGPGGSMGSMSPLEMRGGMGNGHTGGQGFMPNGQSVGGGAGGMMQSHHMQMQGHGGMPGMPMQGPGMPRQHNPNSVRMPGNPNMMLGGPQNYNVQYQQFQQQLYSQTRPRQMSPMSGMMGSPGQPYMPNMP from the exons ATGTTAAAGGACTCGGACAGAGCCAACCGTGATCTGAATGAGGCCAGTGTCAAGGCTGAAACTCTACCCGACATGAAGGAAGAAATCAAGTCGGACCTCGAACAGAAGACCATCGAGTCGGTGCCAAACTCAAATAAGATGACGAACGGAGAAACTG ATACCAGTAAGGTGAAGGCCGAAGGAAGtcccaccaccacaaccaccaccaccaccacaacgaAATCACACAAGGCACAtcctaataaaaaat TGAAAAGCGAGAATGGGCCGAATTCGGACAGTGTCGGTAAGATGGGGGCTGGTCCCCACCAGACAATGATGTCCATGTCGATGGAGCCGCCATTCATGCAGCAGCAGAGTCAGATCTTTGTGTTCTCCACTGGACTCGCCAACAAGGCGGCCGAGATGGTGCAGCAGGGCCAGTACAAGTCCATGCTGGGCTACCACATGGACCAGCCCAACACCAAGAAGTTCCTGCAG AAATACACCAAATCTCAGATGTCTCGATCTGGTCAAATGTGCTATGGCATCAGAAATCCCACCCCTCAGATGATGAAGGGTCAGCCACCCATGGGAGGTTTTGGACCAAATCCTGCATCCAGCATTGCCCAGTGGGTCCAGCAGCAGAATATCAACCTGGAGGAACAGGGCATGAACATGAACATGCCCAATATGAACTCTCATGGACCTTTCCCTCAGGGCAGTCCCAGAATGATGGGCTGGTCACCTCATGGTCCCAATCCCATGGGACCCAACATGCAAATGATGCCAGATTTTGATGATTTCGGACCAGGAGGCCCTATGAATGTTAACTTGTTACGGAGTAAAGTACCAAATGAAAACTTGACTCCAATACAGCTTCAAAGGAGAGAGGAGCATTTAGCAAAAATACGCAAAATTTCACAAATGTTGCTTCCAGAAGAACATCGTGGAGGTGTGATGGGACCCCAGCACATGGGTCCTCAGCAGTGTGGTCCCGGAAGGGGTCCTGGGCCAGGTGGTCCCATGATGCCGGACGGAATGCATCCCATGTTTCAGCAGGGCATGATGTCACCACCGGGTATGATGGAACAGACTATGGGTCAGTCTCAAAGCATGATGGCATCTCCGCACGGAATGATGTCTTCGCAGCAGCAATTCATGATGTCACAACAGGGTATGCCACAGTTTGGACCTCAGCCTCAGAACATCAATCCTGCCCAGCGAGAGTGGATGAGGCTGCAGGAGGAATTCTATAATGAACAGAGACAGCGGCAGATGCAGATGAATCCAAACATTGATCCAAACTCTGCTCAAGGACCACCACCATCATATCTGACATCGATTGCTCAAAAACGGCAAGGGGTGATGAGAATGGGCAGATCTACCTCTCCAAACCTTAATGGACCGCCAATGCATGGACAAAGTCCAGAGCATGACCCACTGATGTTCCCTGGCCCTATGGGACCAAGACATCCTCTTTCACCTATGGATCCGACAGGCATGGTGCCCGGATTCAGTTCACCCATGCATCCTCATGCCGGTGGTCTTGATCCAAATATGATGCCAAACATGCCTGGGAAGAATGGCCCTGATATGATACCCCCTTCATCCATGACTAATATGAAAGCTCCACCACATGTGTCGTTACATCGAGTTGGAAATCCTGAACAATTTCAACCTGAAATTCCTGGTGTTAATTCAGGTCCTGTTGGGTCATCGAATAATGCTTTAAATAGTAAACCACCACCTAGTTATGCACAGGCTCAGAAAAGGAAAAGAGACGATTTAGATGAAATCTATAAAAATTTACAACCGACACCTTCTCCACAgcaaataaactatttaaatcaGTTTGAAGGACAAGAATTGACTATAACAAAACAGTTGAATACTGCGTACAGAGAAACAAATAGTGCTGGTGATCCGCAGTTAAACCACTTTCAACACAATCAAGTTCATTCGCCAATGCATGGACCAAATTCAAATAAGGAACCCATGTCAAACTCCAGCCAGACGTCAAGTGTTGGTCCGTTGTCAAGTCCTGGTCCTATGCCAGGTCCCTCACCCCTTTCAGGTCCTCATATGTCTGGTGCCAATATGAGATTATCCCATTACGATCCCCCCTCTAGCAGTGTCATAACGAGTGCCCCAACCACACCAACTGTCAAAGCATCCATGTCAAACATCACATCAGCTAGTTTGGCTAATTTAGCAAAGGGTGTTGAACATTTGTCTAATCAGATGCAGCAGAATATGATGCAGGGAGGACCCTTTCATAGTATTCAGATTCAGAATCAGATGGGCAATAACTCTTCTCAGAGTGGCAGCCAGCCGCCACAAACGCAGCAACAACAACCACAGCAACATCCAAATCCACAACATtcacagcagcagcaacaacaacagcagcagcagcagcaacagcagtctCAATCTCATGTTCAGCAGCATCCTCCGACATCACTTTCTCAGCAGATTCCTGGAAGTTCCATTGCACATTCTCAGTCAACACCTAGTATTAATAACACGTATGTCAATGCAACAATGTCAATACAGCAGTTGAACATTCAGACGAACAATCCAGGAAGCCAGGGATACAATCCATCAATGCAAGTACAGCAAATGAACAGTGATACACACATGTCTTCATCAGGACCAGGTCCGCCACATCCTAGCGGTCCAGGTGGGATGCCTCATGGACCAGGCATGCCATCAGGACCTGGAGGAATGCAGCAAACACAACAAGTTTCTATGTCACATTCTCAGATGCTGGGAGGTCCTTCACCTGTAGGCCCAGGTCCCGGGGTAATGAATCACGGTGGACCAGGTATGGGGCCAAATGGTGGTCCTGCCATGGGTCCAGCTGCTATGGGCCCTGCAGGTCCTCCTGGAATGGTTCCTGGTGGTTCAGCACCTATGACATCTCAGGGTATGGGTCCAGGACCTGGTGGTCTTCCTATGGGTCCTGGAAAATCACCACAGTTTCCGAGCCCAAACCACGGAGGCATCACAAGCCAGCCAAGTCCTATGATGCCGCAGGGTGGTGCTCCGGGTGGCAGAATGACCTCTCCTGGATTTTCACCGAACTCGGTGGGCAACGCCAGTGTTCAGATTCAACCAAAAGCACCCAATACAATACAGTACTTGCCAGCCAACCCTCCAGCCTCTCAGGCCAGCATGCCAGGACCAAAACGCTCAATAGAAATGGAATACATGCAGAGGTTTGCCGCACCACTGACAAATTTGGAAGGAAAAAATCCCACATCCACGTTGCAGTATTTCCCAACAAACTCTGGTCCAAACATGAAATTGTCTGGCATGGGAGAGGCGCCTTTCCCCAACCAGCAGATGACAATGCAGCAGCAGCAATCTATGATGATACACAGAGGCAACACACCTGATTTCCCTCCAGGCATGGGACCCCCAGATGGCATGCCACCACAGATGGCCAACATGCTTCAACAGATGGAAGGGGCTGGTGCTTCAATGGGACAGATGAACAAAATGGCCAACATGGCCAACATGGGAATGATGGATGGGCCAAATCATATGTCTCCCATGAACAATAACATCCCTCCTGAAGCCATGCTTGCCATGCAGGGTGGAATGGGTCCAAATGGCCCCGGGATGGGTGCCATGAACTTTGGCCCTGGCGGTTCCATGGGTAGCATGTCACCTCTGGAAATGAGGGGTGGAATGGGTAATGGACACACTGGGGGTCAGGGCTTCATGCCAAACGGACAGTCTGTTGGTGGTGGTGCAGGTGGCATGATGCAGAGTCACCACATGCAAATGCAAGGACACGGCGGCATGCCTGGAATGCCCATGCAGGGGCCAGGCATGCCTAGGCAACATAATCCGAATTCTGTGCGAATGCCGGGAAATCCGAACATGATGTTGGGAGGACCTCAGAATTACAATGTACAGTATCAGCAATTTCAGCAACAGTTATATTCACAGACTAGACCTAGGCAAATGTCTCCTATGAGTGGTATGATGGGAAGCCCAGGACAGCCATATATGCCCAATATGCCATAG